The following are encoded in a window of Mycobacterium vicinigordonae genomic DNA:
- a CDS encoding RNA degradosome polyphosphate kinase, giving the protein MAASPGLGNDRRVTEIEASPQARPDENAWQPGDSAPAAPPAATPAAINDTLPEERYLNRELSWLDFNARVLALAADNSLPLLERAKFLAIFASNLDEFYMVRVAGLKRRDEMGLSVRSADGLTPREQLRRIGEQTQQIASRHAKVFLEAVLPALEEEGISIVTWADLDDDERDHLSTYFNEQVFPVLTPLAVDPAHPFPFVSGLSLNLAVTVKQPEDGTQHFARVKVPDNVDRFVQLEAKEGDENSDGTVVRFLPMEELIAAFLPVLFPGMEIVEHHAFRITRNADFEVEEDRDEDLLQALERELARRRFGSPVRLEVADDMTESMLELLHRELDVHPGDVIEVPGLLDLSSLWQIYGVDRADLKDRAFVPATHPAFADLETTRGIFATLREGDVLVHHPYDSFSTSVQRFIEAAAADPAVLAIKQTLYRTSGDSPIVRALIDAAEAGKQVVALVEIKARFDEQANIRWARALEQAGVHVVYGFVGLKTHCKTCLVVRREGPNIRRYCHVGTGNYNGKTARLYEDVGLLTADPDIGADLTDLFNTLTGYSRKLRYRNLLVAPQGIRTGIIERVEREVEAHRKGKDARIRLKMNALVDEQVIDALYRASQAGVRVEVVVRGICALRPGAEGLSENIFVRSILGRFLEHSRILHFNAIDEFWIGSADMMHRNLDRRVEVMAQVKDPRLTAQLNELFESALDPATRCWELGSDGVWTASPHEGRSVRDHQVSLMEKHRST; this is encoded by the coding sequence GGGCGACTCGGCGCCGGCCGCACCGCCTGCCGCGACGCCCGCTGCGATCAACGACACGCTGCCGGAGGAGCGTTATCTCAACCGAGAATTGAGTTGGCTGGACTTCAACGCCCGCGTCCTGGCGCTGGCGGCCGACAACTCGTTGCCGTTGCTGGAGCGGGCCAAGTTCCTGGCGATCTTCGCCTCCAATCTCGACGAGTTCTACATGGTTCGCGTCGCCGGCCTCAAGCGCCGCGACGAGATGGGGCTGTCAGTGCGATCCGCCGACGGCTTGACGCCTCGCGAGCAGCTGCGCCGTATCGGCGAGCAGACCCAGCAGATCGCCAGTCGTCACGCGAAGGTATTCCTTGAGGCGGTATTGCCCGCGCTGGAAGAAGAGGGCATCTCCATCGTCACGTGGGCCGACCTGGATGACGATGAGCGAGACCACCTATCGACGTATTTCAACGAGCAGGTTTTCCCGGTCCTCACGCCGCTGGCCGTCGACCCCGCGCACCCCTTCCCATTCGTCAGCGGGTTGAGCCTGAACCTCGCGGTCACCGTCAAGCAGCCCGAGGACGGCACCCAGCATTTCGCGCGGGTCAAGGTGCCCGACAACGTCGACCGCTTCGTCCAACTCGAGGCGAAGGAGGGCGACGAGAACTCCGACGGCACAGTCGTTCGATTCCTGCCGATGGAGGAATTGATCGCCGCCTTCCTGCCAGTGCTGTTCCCAGGCATGGAAATTGTGGAGCACCATGCGTTCCGCATCACCCGTAACGCCGACTTCGAGGTGGAAGAGGACCGCGACGAAGACCTGCTGCAAGCACTCGAGCGAGAACTCGCGCGCCGCCGGTTCGGGTCGCCGGTGCGCCTTGAAGTCGCCGACGACATGACCGAGAGCATGCTTGAGTTGTTGCACCGCGAACTCGACGTGCACCCCGGCGACGTGATCGAAGTCCCTGGGCTGCTGGACCTGTCGTCGTTGTGGCAGATCTACGGAGTGGACCGGGCCGATCTCAAGGATCGGGCCTTCGTCCCGGCCACCCACCCGGCCTTCGCCGATCTGGAAACCACCAGGGGCATCTTCGCCACGCTGCGCGAAGGCGATGTGTTGGTGCACCATCCCTACGACTCCTTCTCCACCAGCGTGCAGCGCTTCATCGAGGCCGCCGCCGCGGACCCTGCCGTGCTGGCGATCAAGCAGACGCTGTACCGCACTTCCGGTGACTCGCCGATCGTGCGGGCGCTGATCGACGCCGCCGAAGCCGGAAAGCAGGTCGTGGCACTGGTGGAGATTAAGGCGCGGTTCGACGAACAGGCCAACATCCGCTGGGCACGCGCGCTGGAACAGGCTGGGGTGCACGTGGTGTACGGGTTCGTCGGGCTCAAGACGCACTGCAAGACTTGCTTGGTGGTGCGGCGCGAGGGCCCCAACATCCGGCGGTACTGCCATGTCGGGACCGGCAACTACAACGGCAAGACCGCGCGCCTGTACGAAGATGTCGGTCTGCTGACCGCAGATCCCGACATTGGCGCCGACCTCACCGATTTGTTCAACACGCTCACCGGATACTCGCGCAAGCTGAGATACCGCAATCTTCTGGTGGCACCGCAGGGAATTCGCACCGGCATCATCGAACGGGTGGAGCGCGAAGTCGAGGCACACCGTAAGGGCAAGGACGCGCGTATCCGACTCAAGATGAACGCGCTCGTCGACGAACAGGTCATCGACGCGCTGTATCGCGCCTCGCAGGCCGGGGTCCGGGTGGAGGTGGTGGTGCGTGGCATCTGCGCCTTGCGCCCTGGGGCGGAAGGATTGTCCGAGAACATCTTCGTCCGCTCTATTCTCGGCCGGTTCCTGGAACACTCGCGCATCCTGCATTTCAACGCTATCGATGAATTTTGGATCGGCAGCGCCGACATGATGCATCGCAATCTCGACCGCCGGGTCGAGGTGATGGCTCAGGTCAAAGATCCGCGCCTGACCGCACAGCTCAACGAATTGTTCGAATCCGCGCTCGACCCGGCCACCCGCTGTTGGGAACTCGGATCCGACGGGGTGTGGACCGCCTCCCCACACGAGGGCCGGAGCGTGCGCGACCACCAGGTGTCGTTGATGGAGAAGCATCGCAGCACCTGA